The following are encoded in a window of Dysidea avara chromosome 4, odDysAvar1.4, whole genome shotgun sequence genomic DNA:
- the LOC136252605 gene encoding tRNA (cytosine(38)-C(5))-methyltransferase-like: MEHSPLRVLEFYSGIGGLHYALMSSGVEASVVAAFDINTSANHVYRSNFPRTPLCQRNICGLTVEYIEQLRGDVFLMSPPCQPFTRQGNKADDKDNRTNSFLHLLDVLLKLVHKPGHVLIENVQGFEVSATRDHLITVLMKCRYTYQEFLLTPTQFGIPNSRMRYYLLAKLTPLKFHFTTTDKPMTILPDGIDGITEPCVAPLCNFIQPMSCSEEDKLLVPPEVLLRYASILDIVQEDSTQCCCFTKAYGHYVEGTGSVLQCNSDGNLEEAFREYLLGGKKSADSLVKLRLRYFSSAEVAGLLWFPAQFQFPCNVTSKQQYRLLGNSLNVHVVSVLLYRILFNDCDKTT, translated from the coding sequence ATGGAGCACTCCCCACTACGAGTGCTAGAGTTCTACAGCGGGATAGGGGGTCTGCACTACGCGTTAATGTCTAGTGGAGTTGAGGCGAGTGTAGTAGCAGCGTTTGACATCAACACATCGGCTAATCACGTCTACCGCTCAAATTTTCCGCGCACTCCATTATGTCAACGAAACATTTGTGGATTAACAGTGGAGTATATTGAACAATTACGAGGGGACGTTTTCTTGATGTCTCCACCGTGCCAGCCTTTTACAAGACAGGGAAATAAGGCTGATGATAAGGACAATCGCACGAACAGCTTTCTACATCTTCTGGACGTCCTTCTAAAGCTAGTTCACAAGCCTGGACATGTTCTGATAGAGAATGTACAAGGATTTGAAGTGTCTGCAACAagagaccacctcattacagtacTGATGAAATGTAGGTACACTTATCAGGAGTTCTTATTGACCCCTACACAATTTGGGATACCAAATTCTCGAATGCGTTATTACCTATTAGCAAAACTAACACCTCTAAAGTTTCATTTCACCACCACTGATAAACCAATGACCATCTTACCAGATGGTATTGATGGTATAACTGAGCCATGTGTGGCACCACTGTGTAACTTTATTCAGCCAATGTCTTGCAGTGAAGAAGACAAGTTACTTGTACCTCCAGAGGTGTTGTTACGTTATGCTAGTATACTAGATATTGTACAAGAGGACTCCACCCAGTGTTGCTGCTTCACCAAAGCATATGGTCACTATGTAGAAGGAACTGGATCTGTGTTACAGTGTAATAGTGATGGCAACCTTGAAGAAGCATTCAGGGAATACCTACTTGGAGGAAAGAAGTCTGCAGACTCGCTGGTCAAACTAAGGCTGCGGTATTTCTCATCAGCTGAAGTTGCAGGGTTGCTATGGTTTCCTGCTCAATTCCAGTTCCCGTGTAACGTTACTAGTAAACAACAGTACAGGTTATTAGGAAATAGTTTAAACGTGCACGTAGTTTCCGTGTTACTATACCGTATATTGTTTAATGATTGTGATAAAACGACGTAA